The proteins below come from a single Acidobacteriota bacterium genomic window:
- a CDS encoding nuclear transport factor 2 family protein, giving the protein MTKKEIGESFLKLASSGRVREAYEKHVHPQFRHHNPYFRGDRQSLLAGMDENARQFPEKTYQTLHAIEEGMLVAIHGRVALAPDSHWSVIHIFRFEDDLIIEEWEASQGVPVESPNENGIF; this is encoded by the coding sequence ATGACCAAAAAAGAAATCGGCGAATCATTTCTGAAGCTGGCTTCATCCGGTAGAGTGCGCGAAGCGTATGAAAAGCACGTGCACCCGCAGTTTCGTCATCACAATCCATACTTCAGAGGCGACCGGCAGTCGCTGCTTGCGGGCATGGATGAGAATGCAAGACAATTTCCCGAAAAGACCTACCAGACGTTGCACGCCATCGAAGAAGGAATGCTTGTGGCCATACACGGAAGAGTGGCGCTCGCGCCTGACTCCCATTGGTCGGTGATTCACATTTTCCGGTTTGAAGACGACCTCATCATCGAGGAATGGGAAGCTTCTCAAGGAGTGCCTGTTGAATCCCCGAACGAGAACGGAATCTTCTAA
- a CDS encoding S9 family peptidase — protein sequence MREGGDKMVSPRQSGREPCVCQILCLVAVNLLISMALPAEHTDFQRLPRPPLAYRDGVVDLVHGIRIPDPYRWLEDQQSPATRAWIDAQNKYTDSILSKASGKETLVKSIAALERVDVTKTPIERNGRYFYMKRLATQDLFTIDLRDRLEGRERVLVDPEPMSADHTTTVDLRDVSKDSTLAAYDIRRGGADETEIRLRNVDSGQDLPDILPTARYEGLALAPGKKGVYYSRQDAAGPRVFYHTLGSDPAVDRQIFGQGYGRDKIILVDLSDDGSYLLLTVLYGSAGDKTELYLENLATGGPIRRVVTDINAQFNASIGGDTLFIRTDWNAPRGRILSAPLADPGREHWKEIIPQSDGVIQSMNVAGGKIIINYTHDATSSLKIFDSNGRPQYQVAFPIPGTVSEVSGRWKSDHAFFEFTSFAVSPTIYHYDLKTSRQNAWAQMNIPRDTRNLELKQVWYRSKDGTRVPMFLLYKQGLKPDGKVPTLITAYGGFDISMTPVFSPEAVVWVEDGGLFALPNLRGGGEFGEAWHKAGTFQNKQNVFDDFYAAANWLIKTGYTNPSKLAITGESNGGLLMGAAMTQRPGLFRAVVCRFPLLDMLRYQKFFVARFWVSEYGSADNPAQFKYLYAYSPYQHVEKGVKYPAALFVTGDSDTRVAPLHARKMCALMQWANTSGNPILLHYDTSAGHSGGLPIAKEIDETAMEMQFLFWQLGVIPR from the coding sequence ATGCGCGAGGGGGGGGACAAAATGGTAAGTCCGAGGCAGAGTGGCCGCGAGCCCTGCGTCTGCCAGATCCTCTGCCTTGTGGCCGTTAACCTCCTGATCAGCATGGCTCTCCCCGCCGAGCATACTGACTTTCAGCGACTGCCCAGGCCACCTTTGGCCTACCGTGACGGTGTCGTGGATCTGGTGCACGGCATCAGAATTCCAGACCCTTACCGCTGGCTCGAGGACCAGCAAAGCCCCGCGACTCGCGCCTGGATCGACGCTCAGAACAAGTACACCGACTCGATCTTGAGCAAAGCCTCTGGCAAAGAGACGCTGGTGAAAAGCATTGCCGCGCTCGAACGCGTTGATGTAACCAAAACTCCAATCGAACGAAATGGGCGCTACTTCTACATGAAACGACTGGCCACGCAGGACCTTTTTACGATTGATTTGCGCGACAGGCTCGAAGGCAGAGAGCGCGTGCTGGTAGACCCCGAACCTATGAGCGCCGACCACACAACCACAGTCGATCTGCGCGATGTCTCCAAGGACAGCACGCTGGCTGCTTACGACATTCGAAGGGGCGGAGCGGACGAGACGGAAATCAGGTTACGCAATGTGGATTCAGGCCAGGACCTGCCCGACATACTGCCTACTGCGCGCTACGAGGGACTTGCATTAGCACCCGGCAAGAAGGGTGTTTATTACTCGCGGCAGGACGCCGCCGGCCCTCGCGTCTTTTATCACACCCTGGGCAGCGATCCTGCGGTTGATCGCCAGATTTTCGGCCAGGGTTACGGACGTGACAAAATCATTCTGGTGGACCTTTCCGATGACGGGAGCTATTTGCTTTTGACTGTTCTGTATGGCTCAGCGGGAGACAAGACCGAACTTTATCTAGAGAACCTGGCAACTGGCGGGCCTATCCGGCGGGTTGTCACCGACATTAACGCACAATTCAACGCCAGCATTGGGGGTGACACACTCTTTATCAGGACTGATTGGAACGCGCCCCGCGGACGCATCTTATCGGCTCCGCTTGCCGACCCAGGACGCGAGCACTGGAAGGAAATCATTCCGCAAAGTGATGGCGTGATCCAAAGCATGAACGTGGCAGGCGGTAAAATCATAATAAACTACACGCATGACGCCACATCGAGTCTGAAGATTTTCGATTCCAACGGCCGGCCTCAGTATCAGGTGGCCTTCCCAATACCCGGCACCGTGAGCGAAGTGAGCGGCCGATGGAAAAGTGATCACGCTTTTTTCGAGTTCACATCCTTCGCCGTTTCGCCCACTATATATCACTACGATTTGAAGACCTCCCGGCAAAACGCCTGGGCGCAAATGAATATCCCTCGGGACACGCGTAATCTTGAACTCAAGCAGGTCTGGTACCGCTCGAAAGATGGAACACGCGTGCCCATGTTTCTCTTGTACAAGCAGGGTCTCAAGCCAGACGGCAAAGTGCCGACGTTGATCACAGCATACGGAGGGTTTGATATCAGCATGACCCCGGTTTTCAGCCCGGAGGCGGTTGTCTGGGTGGAAGATGGCGGCCTTTTTGCGCTACCAAACCTTCGCGGCGGCGGGGAATTTGGCGAAGCATGGCACAAGGCCGGAACATTCCAGAACAAGCAGAATGTGTTCGACGACTTCTACGCAGCGGCCAATTGGCTGATCAAGACCGGCTATACGAATCCTTCGAAGCTCGCCATCACAGGAGAAAGCAACGGCGGTCTGCTGATGGGAGCGGCTATGACGCAGCGACCGGGTCTTTTCCGCGCCGTCGTCTGCCGTTTCCCGCTGCTTGACATGCTTCGCTACCAAAAGTTCTTTGTCGCGCGCTTCTGGGTTTCAGAATACGGCTCCGCCGACAACCCGGCGCAATTCAAGTACCTCTACGCCTACTCGCCTTACCAGCACGTAGAGAAAGGCGTCAAGTATCCCGCTGCCCTGTTCGTCACGGGCGATTCCGACACGCGGGTCGCGCCATTGCACGCGCGCAAAATGTGCGCGCTGATGCAGTGGGCCAACACCTCAGGGAATCCCATCCTGCTGCACTATGACACCAGCGCCGGGCATTCGGGCGGCTTGCCGATCGCAAAGGAGATAGACGAAACGGCGATGGAAATGCAGTTCCTGTTTTGGCAACTAGGAGTCATTCCCCGCTGA
- a CDS encoding methyltransferase domain-containing protein, which produces MGRVRRQVLTDILRSADVACDLACGTGTTAVELARRGFRMYAVDASPAMCRLARQKAGV; this is translated from the coding sequence ATGGGGCGTGTGCGGCGGCAAGTGCTGACGGATATTTTGCGTAGCGCTGACGTGGCGTGCGATCTCGCCTGCGGCACGGGAACCACTGCCGTTGAGCTAGCCCGGCGAGGCTTCCGGATGTATGCCGTTGACGCCTCACCGGCCATGTGCCGGCTGGCCCGGCAGAAGGCTGGGGTCTGA
- a CDS encoding sensor domain-containing diguanylate cyclase, translating into MRERDDRIRELEQQIARLALFHEVGKAVASALDLQKVLDTIMTKISEFLRPDTWALLMVDEKTKELHYRIAAGASAASLKDVRIRLGEGIGGWVAEHGEVVLIEDVTKEPRFSLKKHAWHAEAQSIVCVPVKGRGRVMGAIELVNTSRNQRFHEDDIPILVNLADYAGIALDNARYVQQIHELTITDDCTTLYNARHLNFVLDAEIYRSIRYGYEFSVVFIDLDHFKQVNDSHGHLAGSKLLWHVGALIKGHLRLIDYAFRYGGDEFVVLLPQTSKLNALSVVRRLREILNSVIFLEEEGLNVKVTASFGVAGFPSDARTRKELLSMADEAMYLVKNTTRNNIALVGEGVMN; encoded by the coding sequence ATGAGAGAGCGGGATGACAGAATTCGTGAGCTGGAGCAGCAGATTGCACGCCTTGCACTTTTTCATGAGGTGGGCAAAGCCGTTGCCTCCGCCCTCGACCTGCAGAAGGTTCTCGATACGATCATGACGAAGATCAGCGAATTCCTCCGGCCTGACACTTGGGCCCTGCTGATGGTCGACGAAAAAACCAAAGAGCTCCACTATCGAATAGCCGCGGGCGCCAGTGCCGCAAGCCTCAAAGACGTCCGGATCCGGCTAGGCGAAGGCATCGGAGGCTGGGTTGCTGAGCACGGCGAAGTGGTCCTGATCGAGGACGTTACTAAAGAGCCGCGTTTCAGTCTGAAAAAACATGCTTGGCACGCTGAAGCCCAATCGATCGTCTGTGTGCCTGTGAAAGGGCGCGGGCGGGTAATGGGCGCCATTGAGCTTGTGAATACATCTAGGAACCAGCGCTTCCATGAAGATGACATTCCAATTCTCGTCAATCTTGCTGATTACGCCGGTATCGCGCTGGACAACGCGCGATACGTCCAGCAGATCCACGAGCTGACCATCACTGATGACTGCACAACGCTCTACAACGCCCGGCATCTCAACTTCGTTCTTGATGCGGAAATCTACCGATCCATCCGGTACGGCTATGAGTTCTCGGTGGTCTTTATTGACCTTGACCACTTCAAGCAGGTGAACGATAGCCACGGCCATCTGGCCGGCTCCAAATTGCTCTGGCACGTTGGCGCCCTCATCAAAGGCCATCTTCGCCTCATCGATTACGCCTTCCGCTACGGCGGAGACGAGTTTGTGGTGCTCCTCCCGCAGACTTCTAAGCTCAACGCCTTGAGCGTGGTCCGCAGGCTGCGAGAAATCCTGAATTCCGTAATTTTCCTCGAGGAAGAAGGCCTGAATGTAAAGGTGACTGCCAGTTTTGGGGTGGCTGGGTTCCCCTCTGACGCCCGCACGCGAAAAGAACTCCTCTCGATGGCCGATGAGGCCATGTACCTGGTGAAGAACACCACCCGGAACAATATCGCCCTGGTCGGTGAAGGCGTGATGAATTAG
- a CDS encoding cytochrome P460, which yields MRFLTGRSAAKLTVIIWTSIAAVALMRMGDASAAPAASDAPQYSADGELVQPRDYREWIYLSSGLGMEYNAEGKPGSEFTNVFVNPSAYRTFVNTGRWPDKTVFILEDRASATRDSINHGGHYQSELHNLSASVKDVMRFPKTWAYFSFKKGVQRARANPPDSCFQCHHAHGAVDNTFVQFYPTLKPVAEKYGTYNQARASSEPQKVH from the coding sequence ATGCGTTTTCTAACGGGACGTTCCGCTGCGAAGCTCACGGTGATTATATGGACGTCGATTGCCGCCGTAGCGCTAATGCGGATGGGCGACGCTTCGGCCGCTCCGGCTGCATCCGACGCACCGCAGTATTCAGCGGACGGCGAACTCGTCCAACCGCGCGACTATCGCGAGTGGATTTATCTCTCGTCCGGGCTTGGGATGGAATACAACGCCGAAGGAAAACCGGGCAGCGAATTCACTAATGTCTTTGTCAACCCCTCCGCCTACCGCACATTTGTCAACACCGGGCGCTGGCCCGACAAGACGGTATTTATTCTCGAAGATCGCGCCTCGGCCACGCGGGATTCCATCAACCACGGCGGCCACTACCAGTCCGAGCTCCACAACCTGTCCGCTTCTGTTAAAGATGTGATGCGCTTCCCGAAAACGTGGGCATACTTCTCTTTTAAGAAGGGTGTGCAACGGGCACGAGCCAATCCTCCGGATTCCTGCTTTCAGTGCCACCACGCTCACGGTGCCGTAGATAATACCTTCGTACAGTTCTATCCTACTCTCAAGCCAGTGGCAGAAAAGTACGGAACCTACAACCAGGCCAGAGCCTCATCAGAACCCCAAAAGGTCCACTAA
- a CDS encoding TonB-dependent receptor has translation MRSKHQNGAPRRRLSYFVKGALLLVVFIFCLVQPLPAQYRGTIRGVVTDPSGSVVPSAKVTMENTETSVATVQETNANGLYLFNFVQPGTYVITVEKTGFQKYVQREIHVLTTSDVTVNAVLQLGNVAQTVTVTGEAAAHVEFNSSTMKMVVQGANLANLPVLARNPFTLALLDAAVVNQYWDISHRNPFYMWSNGGMDIGGPTGGKNEQLLDGTPLNISARGSYNAPMDAVQQVAVMENTPDAKYGFSAGGTLNLAMKTGTNQYHGDVYYFGRNPALNALANRITRDPNVVRQHIWGGTFGSPVIKNKLFNFFAYEQWRATQPSSLEETMPTAAEKNGDFSAALTPTGAQRVIYNPFTTQFDPNSNTVTRQPFAGNIIPSNMIDPTAQKLMTYLWAPNNPGDDPSGTNNFKKVYPWWTHYWNITDRADYNLSDNWRLFARFSKFETRLDNVNWGGTIAVPSDNGGTMDALNTVMDAVWMVNPRTAVDFNVGVTYDEDTYNSTWAKVDQSVWAGLWPNSNWYTNVINCAETEIGCYFPEFDVNGIGTGGGFQKITGFGGWWHVQGRSYNPTVNVTREQGKHSLEFGWEWRHSYDQNVNQSGPGNIGFSSIDTGNTFQSSYNVSQTGDMWASALLGVLSTGTAQTPLIVDMHQEQVALYFQDNYHLTHRITLNLGLRWERETAPMEEQYHLVKTLDLTQQIPELSGANAPQMPSAVTAIAQIPYQFNGAMVYTSAKDPRMYNAPWNLWLPRVGIAYRLNDKTAIRAGYARYAVPWIMIHPETGGLQVNGFAQSTSGLGPLSGLPRTLVRDPYPNSSYAYQGVQITENPVQLPVGNTLGRYTDLGNSISFWNGNQLQTPMNDRFNIGIQHQAPFNFFTQATVFMMFEHNAQDPSMWGGNYSYNVNQMNPNLAYTYKGQVDQQVPNPFYNLLPANQMPGSLRLEQTVSASQLLRPYPQYGDLSQYAWPGFSDHYYSLALQADRPMANGLTMTVAYNYARQSEDAFFNALDTYNNKPTMFDRGMPRHDFRVGATYELPFGTGRSYVNHASRIVDAVIGGWGTSQLFFWRSGNLLTFGDAMVNGDPTQNVPDGYYFNPSVFSNLPAYTLRTNPRYYNGLRGPNWWELDSSFFKTFNLTERVKFEVRMELYNMPNVFMPSDPDTGISSGTMGRSTWVAGGNYGREAQFMGRIIF, from the coding sequence ATGCGCAGCAAGCATCAGAACGGCGCTCCTAGGCGTCGCCTTTCGTATTTTGTGAAAGGGGCGTTGCTGTTGGTAGTATTTATCTTCTGCCTTGTTCAACCTTTGCCGGCGCAATACCGCGGCACAATCAGAGGAGTCGTTACCGATCCCAGCGGTTCGGTTGTTCCCAGTGCTAAGGTCACCATGGAAAACACGGAAACTTCCGTGGCAACTGTCCAGGAGACGAATGCCAACGGCCTCTATCTGTTTAACTTCGTGCAACCTGGGACCTACGTCATTACGGTGGAGAAAACCGGTTTCCAGAAGTATGTACAACGCGAGATCCACGTGTTGACCACATCGGACGTAACTGTGAACGCGGTATTACAGCTCGGCAACGTGGCGCAGACGGTGACTGTCACCGGGGAGGCTGCCGCTCACGTCGAATTCAACTCTTCAACCATGAAAATGGTCGTCCAGGGAGCAAACCTGGCGAACCTCCCGGTCCTGGCCCGCAACCCCTTTACACTGGCATTGCTCGACGCCGCCGTGGTGAACCAGTACTGGGACATCTCGCATCGCAACCCTTTTTACATGTGGTCCAACGGCGGAATGGACATCGGCGGCCCCACCGGCGGGAAGAACGAGCAGTTGCTGGACGGGACGCCGCTGAACATCTCTGCACGCGGCTCTTATAACGCTCCAATGGACGCGGTGCAGCAGGTAGCCGTGATGGAGAATACTCCGGATGCCAAGTATGGCTTCAGTGCCGGGGGCACGCTCAACTTGGCCATGAAGACGGGCACCAACCAGTACCATGGCGATGTCTATTACTTCGGCCGCAATCCCGCACTCAATGCCCTCGCCAACCGCATCACGCGTGACCCGAACGTCGTCCGGCAACATATCTGGGGCGGCACATTCGGAAGTCCCGTCATCAAGAACAAGTTGTTCAACTTCTTCGCCTACGAGCAATGGCGCGCCACGCAGCCCTCAAGCTTAGAAGAGACCATGCCAACGGCTGCCGAAAAGAACGGCGACTTTTCAGCAGCTCTGACACCGACGGGCGCTCAGCGAGTTATCTACAATCCATTCACCACTCAGTTTGACCCCAACTCCAATACCGTGACCCGTCAACCGTTTGCAGGCAACATCATCCCATCAAACATGATTGATCCCACCGCCCAGAAGCTCATGACCTATCTGTGGGCGCCGAATAACCCGGGCGACGATCCTTCCGGCACGAACAACTTCAAGAAGGTCTACCCCTGGTGGACCCATTACTGGAACATTACCGACCGCGCCGATTACAACCTGAGCGATAACTGGCGCCTCTTCGCCCGCTTCAGCAAATTCGAGACACGCCTGGACAACGTGAACTGGGGAGGCACGATTGCCGTACCTTCTGACAACGGCGGCACCATGGACGCGCTGAACACTGTGATGGATGCGGTGTGGATGGTCAACCCTCGTACCGCCGTGGACTTCAACGTGGGCGTCACTTATGACGAAGACACCTACAATTCAACCTGGGCCAAGGTGGACCAGAGCGTGTGGGCGGGCCTGTGGCCAAACAGCAACTGGTATACCAACGTGATCAACTGCGCTGAGACCGAAATCGGCTGCTATTTCCCTGAATTCGATGTGAACGGCATCGGGACAGGCGGCGGCTTCCAAAAGATTACGGGATTCGGCGGATGGTGGCATGTGCAGGGCCGTTCGTATAACCCGACAGTGAACGTGACCCGCGAGCAGGGCAAGCACAGCCTGGAGTTCGGCTGGGAATGGCGCCATTCTTATGACCAGAACGTCAATCAAAGCGGGCCGGGGAACATCGGTTTTAGTTCCATCGACACCGGGAACACATTCCAGAGCAGTTACAACGTCTCCCAGACCGGCGATATGTGGGCATCAGCGCTTCTGGGAGTTCTCAGCACAGGAACTGCCCAAACCCCCCTCATTGTGGACATGCATCAGGAGCAGGTCGCTCTCTACTTCCAGGATAACTACCACCTCACCCACCGCATCACGCTGAACCTGGGGCTCCGCTGGGAACGCGAGACGGCTCCAATGGAAGAGCAGTACCACCTGGTTAAGACGCTGGATCTTACCCAGCAGATTCCAGAGTTGTCGGGTGCGAACGCTCCGCAGATGCCTTCCGCGGTAACTGCCATCGCTCAGATCCCTTATCAGTTTAATGGAGCGATGGTCTACACCAGTGCCAAAGACCCGCGCATGTACAATGCGCCCTGGAATCTGTGGCTACCGCGAGTCGGGATTGCGTATCGCCTGAACGATAAGACCGCAATCCGGGCAGGCTATGCCCGGTATGCAGTGCCCTGGATCATGATCCACCCGGAGACCGGTGGTTTGCAGGTGAACGGTTTCGCGCAATCAACCAGTGGTTTGGGGCCATTGTCTGGTTTACCGCGCACGTTGGTAAGGGATCCCTACCCTAATTCCAGCTACGCTTATCAGGGCGTGCAAATCACCGAGAATCCGGTTCAATTGCCGGTAGGCAACACACTGGGCCGTTACACGGACCTTGGCAACTCCATCTCCTTCTGGAACGGCAATCAGCTACAGACACCGATGAACGATCGCTTCAACATCGGCATCCAGCACCAGGCGCCGTTCAATTTCTTCACCCAAGCCACAGTGTTCATGATGTTTGAACACAACGCTCAGGATCCCAGCATGTGGGGTGGCAACTATAGCTACAATGTGAACCAGATGAACCCGAACCTGGCTTACACCTACAAGGGGCAGGTTGACCAGCAGGTCCCAAATCCGTTCTACAACCTGTTGCCGGCCAATCAGATGCCGGGCAGCCTGCGTCTGGAGCAAACCGTTTCGGCAAGCCAACTGCTGAGGCCGTATCCACAATACGGCGACCTGTCCCAATACGCATGGCCAGGCTTCAGCGATCACTACTACTCGCTTGCGCTGCAGGCCGACCGGCCCATGGCCAACGGCCTGACGATGACAGTAGCTTACAACTACGCCCGTCAATCCGAGGACGCATTCTTCAATGCCCTCGACACCTACAACAATAAACCGACCATGTTTGATCGCGGGATGCCGCGGCATGATTTCCGCGTGGGCGCAACCTATGAGCTGCCGTTCGGCACAGGCCGCTCTTATGTGAACCACGCCTCCAGGATCGTCGATGCCGTTATCGGCGGATGGGGTACCAGCCAACTGTTCTTTTGGCGGAGCGGCAACCTGCTCACATTTGGCGATGCGATGGTAAACGGCGATCCAACTCAAAATGTCCCGGACGGGTATTACTTCAACCCTTCGGTCTTCTCAAATCTCCCTGCGTATACTTTGCGGACAAATCCGCGCTACTACAACGGTCTGCGAGGCCCCAATTGGTGGGAGCTTGACTCGTCGTTCTTCAAGACCTTCAACCTCACTGAGCGGGTTAAATTCGAGGTGCGCATGGAACTTTACAATATGCCCAACGTGTTCATGCCCAGCGATCCTGATACCGGGATTAGCAGCGGTACCATGGGCAGGAGCACATGGGTAGCAGGCGGCAATTACGGCCGTGAAGCCCAGTTCATGGGCCGCATTATCTTCTAA